A genome region from Strongyloides ratti genome assembly S_ratti_ED321, scaffold srae_chrx_scaffold0000004 includes the following:
- a CDS encoding Tweety family-containing protein — translation MKYVNPVFDVDFYGDYLQSLVLYCLTILVVALCFLFIIGVVWVCACVTRKKEHGRTSKKAMNLAILLFFIAIVCFGLLGTSLTGNELINRGIRQSSSGMANINRNFKQATNNIIEINSTKAIAYQNVDHLIALVHKKINDKHLSNDTEIERIDKLLTNLSDGIERITEFSTKLTKTLKNVKFLEKVKLYGDRIEFERIISFCRKSKKGAVAFSAMGIIIFLLTFILLSIVFPATIAYADFCLDGNAYINEHVTSDMISAINFYSKCEKEPEKGNYPKVFELDKITEVIDKLRDSQFNLFTILSNNFPDDIEIEEKGKLINNDFSSIVQNVGSLETSLSCHTFSNSVADLKQGFCEDGLFGSFILLFGLVLLSIMLWILLLVISKSWNIFSRLGTDYVEVDEDDPFFPRTNDNIPVDIYGTHVFNPRTRFANSMDHEEPSTGTTTATGNVPINGGNATTPLLDGTERANAHWQRNLTTTSSLLASAPPATIGRDTSSHARVTNYSNNDATYHQYDKYQEQFDV, via the exons ATGAAATATGTCAATCCAGTTTTTGATGTTGATTTTTATGGAGATTACCTTCAAAGTTTAGTACTTTATTGTTTAACAATCCTAGTCGTAGCACtttgttttctttttattattggtGTTGTTTGGGTATGTGCATGTGTTACTCGCAAAAAAGAACATGGAAGAACAAGCAAAAAAGCTATGAATTTAGCTATcttattattctttattgCTATAGTATGTTTTGGTCTTCTTGGAACATCATTAACAGGAAATGAACTTATTAATAGAGGTATTAGACAATCATCATCAGGAATGGCTAATATTAATCGAAACTTTAAACAAGCAACtaataat ataattgaaataaattcaACAAAGGCAATTGCTTATCAAAATGTTGATCATTTAATAGCTTTagttcataaaaaaattaatgataaacatCTTTCTAATGATACT gaaATTGAAAGAATTGATAAATTGTTAACAAATCTTTCTGATGGAATAGAACGAATAACAGAATTTTCAACAAAATTGactaaaacattaaaaaatgtaaaatttttagaaaaagttaaattatatgGTGATAGAATTGAATTTGAGC gaataatatcattttgtaGAAAGTCAAAGAAAGGAGCTGTTGCTTTCAGTGCAATGggaattataatatttttacttacaTTTATTCTTCTTTCAATTGTTTTCCCAGCTACAATTGCATATGCTGATTTTTGTTTAGATGGTAATGCTTATATTAATGAACATGTTACATCAGACATGATATCAgctatcaatttttattcaaaatgtGAAAAAGAACCTGAAAAAGGAAATTATCCAAAAGTTTTTgaattagataaaataacagaagtaattgataaattacGTGATTcacaatttaatttatttacaatactttcaaataattttcctgatgatattgaaattgaagaaaaaggaaaattaattaataatgattttagTTCTATTGTACAAAATGTCGGTAGTCTTGAAACTTCTCTTTCATGTCATACATTTTCAAATAGTGTTGCTGATTTGAAACAAGGTTTTTGTGAGGATGGATTATTTGGTTCatttatactattatttGGACTAGTATTATTATCTATAATGCTTTggatattattattagttatATCTAAATCATGGAATATATTTTCTAGACTTGGAACAGATTATGTTGAAGTTGATGAAGATGATCCATTTTTTCCCCGTACAAATGACAATATTCCCGTAGATATATATGGTACACATGTTTTTAATCCTCGTACAAGATTTGCTAATTCAAT gGATCATGAAGAACCAAGTACAGGAACAACAACAGCAACAGGAAATGTCCCAATAAATGGTGGTAATGCCACAACTCCACTTTTAGATGGAACAGAAAGAGCAAATGCGCACTGGCAACGAAATTTAACTACAACATCAAGTCTTTTAGCATCAGCTCCACCTGCAACAATAGGTAGAGACACTTCAAG tcATGCTCGTGTTACTAATTATTCTAATAATGATGCAACGTATCATCAATATGATAAATACCAAGAACAATTTGATGTTTAA